From the Malus domestica chromosome 17, GDT2T_hap1 genome, one window contains:
- the LOC103425518 gene encoding stress response protein NST1-like, with product MPSLEIAAAQPAFQIHLGTLRSQTPLHGKVISSPFAFGNDKKLSSAWKFSGISIKLNFNLGHINIPRGSLRIKAVATLESKNLVQNENAHMGFDGSQLAMDSSTWTVQPEPSSEDSEELDEREKLRRLRISNANKGNTPWNKGRKHSPETLQLIRERTRLAMQNPKVKMKLVNLGHAQSEETRVKIGLGVRIGWQRRREKLSLQENCCFDWQNLIAKASRQGYDGEEELQWDSYKILDEKLTEEYSESVEQRKIMRRPKGSKRAPKSLEQRRKISQAISAKWNDPDYRDRVCSALAKYYDTSYGPDRKPKKKPSSSSESTRRIPAKKKVSEKTNFSSSEIKIQKQRLRLRSKAPMYKDPLASSKMEMIKNIRAQRAAAETQKREAVERARLLIAEAEKAAMALEVAATKSPVARASLVETRQLIAEAIQFIESIGTAQISSSENEDPSVASNEGPSVASNEAISRDEKETYTGVGAEADNGSVNGIQTLSFHENEDPIFASYEVISEGEEEPCTAVGGRTEGGIAKINGTKTLSSTTEDSSFGNFTSEDMLDAEEDLSPLQDLLNALEDPAPLEDMLNREEDLPPPSTSGYGLPPFGFEDLIKQSDRSNEPNQLDPNGDSECSKNLQLNGTKVQSREEETPCKPATAATKKWIRGRLVEVGEEA from the exons ATGCCTTCACTTG AGATTGCTGCTGCACAGCCTGCCTTCCAAATTCATCTCGGTACACTCAGGTCTCAAACCCCTCTTCATGGTAAAGTAATTTCAAGTCCATTCGCCTTCGGAAATGACAAGAAACTGTCCTCTGCTTGGAAATTCTCTGGTATATCTATAAAATTGAACTTCAATTTGGGGCACATTAACATCCCAAGGGGTAGTCTCCGGATTAAGGCAGTCGCTACTCTTGAATCCAAAAATTTGGTTCAGAATGAGAATGCACACATGGGTTTCGACGGGTCACAGCTGGCCATGGATTCGAGCACCTGGACAGTTCAGCCTGAGCCTTCAAGTGAAGATTCCGAAGAATTGGATGAAAGGGAGAAGTTAAGGCGATTGAGGATTTCTAATGCTAATAAAGGGAACACGCCATGGAACAAAGGCAGAAAGCACAGTCCTG AAACCCTTCAGCTGATCAGAGAGAGGACAAGGCTTGCAATGCAGAATCCTAAG GTCAAGATGAAGTTGGTGAACCTTGGACATGCTCAAAG TGAAGAGACAAGAGTTaaaattgggcttggagtgCGAATCGGGTGGCAAAGGCGGCGTGAGAAGCTATCATTGCAGGAAAATTGCTGCTTTGACTGGCAGAACTTAATTGCTAAAGCCTCTAGACAAGGATACGACGGTGAAGAGGAACTGCAGTGGGATTCCTACAAGATCTTAGATGAAAAGCTTACAGAGGAGTATTCAGAGAGTGTGGAGCAAAGGAAAATTATGCGTAGGCCAAAAGGAAGCAAGAGAGCACCCAAGTCTCTCGAGCAAAGAAGGAAGATTTCACAAGCAATCTCTGCAAAATGGAACGATCCT GATTATCGCGACCGTGTGTGCTCTGCCTTGGCTAAATATTACGACACATCGTATGGACCTGATAGAAAGCCAAAGAAGAAGCCAAGCAGTAGTTCAGAGTCCACAAGAAGGATCCCTGCAAAGAAAAAAGTTAGTGAGAAAACCAATTTCTCTAGTAGCgagattaaaatccaaaagCAACGACTGAGGTTGAGAAGTAAAGCACCCATGTACAAGGATCCTCTCGCGAGTTCTAAGATGGAGATGATAAAGAACATCAGAGCACAAAGAGCAGCTGCTGAAACCCAAAAAAGGGAAGCCGTAGAAAGAGCTAG GTTATTGATTGCTGAAGCTGAGAAAGCGGCCATGGCCCTTGAGGTTGCTGCAACAAAGAGCCCTGTTGCTCGAGCTTCCCTTGTTGAAACCCGACAGCTTATAGCTGAGGCAATTCAGTTTATTGAATCTATAGGGACGGCACAGATTTCTTCCTCCGAGAATGAAGACCCTTCAGTTGCGTCGAATGAAGGCCCTTCAGTTGCGTCAAATGAAGCGATTAGTCGGGATGAAAAGGAGACATATACTGGGGTTGGGGCTGAAGCAGATAATGGAAGTGTAAATGGCATCCAAACTTTGTCCTTCCATGAGAATGAAGACCCTATATTTGCATCATACGAAGTGATtagtgagggtgaggaggaacCATGCACTGCGGTTGGAGGTCGTACTGAAGGGGGTATTGCAAAGATAAATGGCACGAAAACCTTATCGAGTACAACCGAGGACTCCAGCTTTGGCAACTTCACATCGGAGGATATGCTAGATGCTGAAGAGGACCTTTCCCCATTGCAGGATTTGCTGAACGCTCTCGAGGACCCTGCCCCATTGGAGGATATGCTAAATAGGGAAGAGGACCTTCCCCCACCGAGCACCAGTGGATATGGTTTGCCTCCGTTTGGTTTTGAGGACCTAATAAAGCAATCGGATCGGAGCAATGAACCCAACCAATTAGATCCAAATGGGGACAGTGAATGCAGCAAGAACCTTCAACTCAACGGCACCAAAGTTCAGTCCAGAGAAGAGGAAACGCCTTGTAAGCCAGCGACCGCCGCTACTAAAAAGTGGATTCGCGGGAGGCTTGTTGAAGTAGGAGAAGAAGCTTAG
- the LOC103436268 gene encoding O-fucosyltransferase 36-like, which translates to MDRTSSSSSDDDDDRQNLIDQNDRKLPTPRSTAAAAFHIADDDIDNNSNNRHYFHHQLRRRFTSLKLGDLFNKRSFVLLAIFVPTFLVILFFVTDMKSLLFTTGNFSSSPYDSASGKLLESELRALYLLKQQQVSLFNLWNRTLPNPTNSTSNHSDPAQIPLLDDFKSAVLRQISLNRDIQQVLLSPHRTGNSTEPDFRDFGDFENPSLGDRCRAVDQQFSQRRTIEWKPNSNKYLFAICVSGQMSNHLICLEKHMFFAALLNRVLVIPSPKVDYQFSRVLDIEHINKCLGRTVVVTFEELDEKKKNHVHIDKFICYFSHPTPCYVDDEHVKKLKGAGVSMNKLESAWVEDVKKPTKRTVQDVQSKFSSNDDVIAIGDVFFADLEQEWVMQARGPLAHKCKTLIEPSRLIMLTAQRFIQTFLGKNFVALHFRRHGFLKFCNNKQPSCFYPIPQAADCIIRVAERANAPVVYLSTDAAESETGLLQSLVVVNGKTVPLVKRPARNSAEKWDALLYRQGIEGDAQVEAMLDKTICAMSSVFIGASGSTFTEDILRLRKDWGSASLCDEYLCQGEDPNFIAENTTTS; encoded by the exons ATGGACAGAACTTCTTCGTCCTCCTCGGACGACGACGACGATCGCCAAAACCTAATCGATCAAAACGACAGAAAGCTCCCCACCCCTCGATccaccgccgccgccgcctTCCACATCGCCGACGACGACATCGACAACAACAGCAACAACCGCCACTACTTCCACCACCAATTACGACGCCGTTTCACCTCCCTCAAGCTCGGCGACCTCTTCAACAAGCGATCCTTCGTCCTCCTCGCCATCTTCGTCCCTACCTTCCTCGTCATCCTCTTCTTCGTTACCGACATGAAATCCCTCCTCTTCACCACCGGAAACTTCTCCTCCTCCCCCTACGACTCCGCCTCGGGTAAGCTCCTGGAGTCCGAGCTCCGTGCCCTCTACTTGCTCAAGCAGCAGCAGGTAAGCCTTTTCAATCTCTGGAACCGAACACTCCCCAATCCCACTAATTCCACTTCCAATCACTCCGATCCGGCTCAAATCCCTCTCCTCGACGATTTCAAATCCGCCGTCCTCCGTCAGATTTCACTCAACAGAGACATCCAGCAAGTCCTCCTATCTCCCCACCGCACCGGAAACTCCACGGAGCCCGATTTCCGGGATTTCGGAGATTTTGAAAACCCGAGTCTCGGCGATCGCTGTCGAGCTGTGGACCAGCAATTCTCTCAGAGAAGAACGATTGAATGGAAACCCAACTCCAACAAGTATCTTTTCGCCATTTGCGTTTCGGGCCAAATGTCGAACCATTTGATCTGCTTGGAGAAACACATGTTCTTCGCCGCATTGCTGAACCGGGTTCTGGTGATTCCCAGCCCCAAAGTGGATTACCAGTTCAGTAGGGTGCTGGACATTGAGCACATTAACAAATGCTTGGGCAGAACGGTTGTGGTTACATTTGAAGAATTGgatgagaagaagaagaatcacGTCCACATTGATAAGTTTATCTGCTATTTTTCGCATCCGACCCCTTGCTATGTCGACGATGAGCATGTTAAGAAGCTGAAGGGAGCTGGGGTCTCGATGAATAAGCTCGAGTCGGCTTGGGTTGAGGACGTGAAGAAGCCAACCAAGAGGACTGTGCAAGATGTTCAGTCGAAATTTTCGAGTAATGATGATGTTATTGCAATTGGGGATGTTTTCTTTGCTGATTTGGAGCAGGAGTGGGTGATGCAGGCTAGAGGTCCTCTTGCTCACAAATGCAAGACTCTGATCGAACCGAGTAGGCTTATAATGCTTACTGCCCAGCGTTTCATTCAGACATTCCTTGGGAAGAACTTCGTAGCTCTTCATTTTCGGCGACATGGGTTTTTGAAGTTCTG CAATAATAAACAGCCAAGTTGCTTTTACCCCATTCCCCAAGCTGCGGATTGCATCATTCGGGTGGCAGAAAGGGCCAATGCACCAGTCGTTTATCTTTCGACAGACGCTGCTGAAAGTGAAACTGGTTTGTTGCAGTCACTAGTTGTGGTGAATGGAAAGACTGTACCACTTGTTAAACGGCCTGCACGAAATTCAGCTGAAAAATGGGATGCTTTATTATACAGACAAGGAATCGAGGGGGATGCTCAG GTAGAAGCTATGCTGGATAAGACCATATGTGCAATGTCCAGTGTTTTCATTGGAGCATCTGGATCCACCTTCACAGAGGATATCTTGAGGCTCCGGAAGGATTGGGGATCAGCGTCGTTGTGTGACGAATACCTCTGCCAAGGTGAAGATCCGAACTTCATAGCAGAGAATACAACAACTTCATAG